Proteins from a single region of Labedella gwakjiensis:
- a CDS encoding family 1 glycosylhydrolase has product MTRNSKDSKDIVSTHNWMTDGRLHIGVGIEDTFVPQERMGARGIDEYELTQHYMHWREDLSLAAEAGAEYLRWGIPWYLVEPRPGEFDWRWIDEVAEHTRSLGLRVVVDLMHYGTPLWLDNQFLNTDYPERVAAYGRAVAERYRGVWDDFTPLNEPAINAEYCGERGIWPPYLSGQDGWVKIMVALARGMVRTQQEILAVNPDARIVSVDAGFRWEGDGTPLPLDLMEERRFLSLDLTMGRVGDDHALHPYLTGHGVTEEQLAWFRDNPVFPDVIGVNYYPGFTTVRYVDGKTEPVEAGVVGLRDLLQLHVDRYGLPVAVTETSRGGDVPSRVQWLEESIAEIESLRDGGMDIVGYTWFPFMTLVDWLYRHDLKPADEWFIHMGLVDLEREPDRNLARRKTPAFARFQEVVAALGDDTGDGA; this is encoded by the coding sequence GTGACCCGCAACAGTAAGGACAGCAAGGACATCGTGTCGACGCACAACTGGATGACCGACGGCCGCCTCCACATCGGAGTGGGGATCGAGGACACCTTCGTCCCGCAGGAGCGGATGGGGGCGAGGGGCATCGACGAGTACGAGCTCACCCAGCACTACATGCACTGGCGAGAGGACCTCTCGCTCGCGGCGGAGGCCGGAGCCGAGTACCTGCGGTGGGGCATCCCGTGGTACCTCGTGGAGCCGAGGCCCGGAGAGTTCGACTGGCGGTGGATCGACGAGGTCGCGGAGCACACGCGCTCCCTCGGGCTGCGGGTGGTCGTGGACCTCATGCACTACGGCACGCCGCTGTGGCTCGACAACCAGTTCCTCAACACCGACTACCCCGAGAGGGTCGCGGCCTACGGTCGTGCGGTCGCCGAGCGGTACCGCGGCGTGTGGGACGACTTCACGCCGCTCAACGAGCCCGCGATCAATGCGGAGTACTGCGGCGAGCGCGGGATCTGGCCGCCCTACCTCTCCGGCCAGGACGGCTGGGTGAAGATCATGGTCGCACTCGCGCGGGGCATGGTGCGGACGCAGCAGGAGATCCTCGCGGTCAACCCGGACGCTCGCATCGTCTCGGTCGACGCGGGCTTCCGCTGGGAGGGCGACGGGACGCCGCTGCCACTCGACCTCATGGAGGAGCGACGGTTCCTCTCGCTCGATCTCACGATGGGCCGGGTGGGAGACGACCACGCACTGCACCCCTATCTCACCGGGCACGGCGTCACCGAGGAGCAGCTGGCCTGGTTCCGTGACAACCCCGTGTTCCCCGACGTCATCGGCGTGAACTACTACCCGGGTTTCACGACGGTGCGTTACGTCGACGGCAAGACCGAGCCCGTCGAGGCGGGGGTCGTGGGGCTGCGCGATCTGCTGCAACTGCACGTCGACCGATACGGGTTGCCGGTCGCGGTCACCGAGACCTCACGCGGAGGCGACGTGCCGTCGCGGGTGCAGTGGCTCGAGGAATCGATCGCCGAGATCGAGTCGCTGCGCGACGGAGGCATGGACATCGTCGGCTACACGTGGTTCCCCTTCATGACCCTCGTGGACTGGCTGTACCGTCACGACCTGAAGCCGGCGGACGAGTGGTTCATCCAC
- a CDS encoding carbohydrate ABC transporter permease — translation MATTIEKIPVTIHRDRPPRRRGPSYMSTKSIWTWVTAIAGIVIALGMLLPIIWMVFTAFKPESDIVSFPPTLWPRELTIEHFVNVWDRIPFARLYVNTIVFAGSVTIISLFLDSMAAYALARIDFRGRGFVLVLILLLLMLPFQVTLIPLYDFLNSLGLTNTLPGMIIPRMTNAFGIFFLRQFFLSLPKDLEEAARVDGASEWRIYWGVIMPLARPALLTLGLFHFQYNWNDLLWPLIMSSDVASATLPAGLSLFMGQHVVEYGLLMAGSLLALLPVIVFFLLIQRSFVAGIATTGLK, via the coding sequence ATGGCTACGACGATCGAGAAGATCCCCGTGACGATCCACCGGGACCGTCCGCCGCGACGTCGTGGCCCGTCCTACATGAGCACCAAGAGCATCTGGACGTGGGTGACCGCCATCGCCGGCATCGTCATCGCGCTCGGCATGCTCCTGCCGATCATCTGGATGGTCTTCACGGCCTTCAAGCCCGAATCGGACATCGTGAGCTTCCCGCCCACGCTCTGGCCGCGGGAGCTGACGATCGAGCACTTCGTCAACGTCTGGGACCGCATCCCCTTCGCGCGCCTCTACGTCAACACGATCGTCTTCGCGGGATCGGTCACGATCATCTCGCTCTTCCTCGACTCGATGGCGGCGTATGCGCTCGCGCGTATCGACTTCCGCGGTCGGGGGTTCGTGCTCGTGCTCATCCTGCTGCTGCTCATGCTGCCGTTCCAGGTGACGCTCATCCCGCTGTACGACTTCCTCAACAGCCTCGGGCTCACGAACACCCTGCCCGGCATGATCATCCCGCGCATGACCAACGCGTTCGGCATCTTCTTCCTCCGGCAGTTCTTCCTCTCACTGCCGAAGGACCTGGAGGAGGCGGCGCGTGTCGACGGGGCCAGCGAGTGGCGCATCTACTGGGGCGTCATCATGCCCCTCGCGCGGCCCGCCCTGCTCACACTCGGGTTGTTCCACTTCCAGTACAACTGGAACGACCTGCTGTGGCCGCTCATCATGTCGTCAGACGTCGCCTCCGCGACCCTCCCGGCCGGTTTGTCGCTCTTCATGGGACAGCACGTCGTGGAGTACGGCCTGCTGATGGCGGGATCGCTGCTCGCGCTCCTCCCCGTCATCGTCTTCTTCCTCCTGATCCAGCGCAGCTTCGTCGCGGGGATCGCCACCACCGGGCTCAAGTGA
- a CDS encoding carbohydrate ABC transporter permease → MTILDEAPPATGRERPVPPTRRSLKPSKRRSVTAWLFLAPSLAVLAAFMVYPMIQAAYLSMTDYNLIRAAEWVGLDNYVELFQDASFWNAFWNTVLYAVVVTPITVVLALALAIFLDRQFVGRAFVRTAIFLPFIVSLGIIAIAWAFLMDPNIGLVTYWLSQVGVVSSQGILSDPNWAMPAVMFVGVWKNVGFYMVIYLAGLQSIPQELREAARLDGAGAWQRFRHVTLPLLSNQTMLVSVMALIATLQAFDQIYVMTHGGPYFKTETLVMLIYREGFQELRFGYGAAISWVLLLFVFLLSMIQYGFFQRRQVRF, encoded by the coding sequence ATGACGATTCTGGACGAGGCGCCGCCGGCCACCGGGCGTGAACGCCCCGTACCGCCGACGCGGCGGAGCTTGAAGCCCTCCAAACGGCGGTCGGTCACGGCATGGCTGTTCCTGGCTCCGTCCCTCGCGGTCCTCGCCGCGTTCATGGTCTACCCCATGATCCAAGCGGCGTACCTGTCGATGACGGACTACAACCTCATCCGCGCCGCGGAATGGGTGGGTCTCGACAACTACGTCGAGCTCTTCCAGGACGCCTCGTTCTGGAACGCGTTCTGGAACACGGTGCTCTACGCCGTCGTCGTGACACCCATCACGGTGGTGCTCGCCCTCGCCCTCGCGATATTCCTCGACCGGCAGTTCGTGGGGCGGGCGTTCGTGCGCACCGCCATCTTCCTGCCGTTCATCGTGTCGCTCGGCATCATCGCGATCGCCTGGGCGTTCCTCATGGACCCGAACATCGGTCTCGTGACCTACTGGCTCTCCCAGGTGGGAGTGGTCTCCTCCCAGGGCATCCTGAGCGACCCGAACTGGGCCATGCCGGCCGTGATGTTCGTAGGCGTGTGGAAGAACGTGGGCTTCTACATGGTCATCTACCTCGCGGGACTGCAGTCCATCCCGCAAGAACTGCGCGAGGCGGCACGTCTCGACGGCGCCGGTGCCTGGCAGCGCTTCCGCCACGTCACCCTGCCGCTGCTGTCGAACCAGACGATGCTCGTGTCCGTCATGGCCCTCATCGCGACGCTGCAGGCCTTCGATCAGATCTACGTGATGACGCACGGCGGCCCGTACTTCAAGACGGAGACACTCGTCATGCTGATCTACCGCGAAGGCTTCCAGGAGCTGCGGTTCGGCTACGGCGCCGCGATCTCGTGGGTGCTCCTGCTCTTCGTCTTCCTGCTCTCCATGATCCAGTACGGCTTCTTCCAGCGTCGACAGGTGAGGTTCTGA